One genomic window of Geoanaerobacter pelophilus includes the following:
- a CDS encoding response regulator: protein MSKLSKRILVVDDEENARYGLSKLLSNEGFTVDSVSNGFEALNFLRQQEVNLIVTDINMPEMNGITFLKELNKNFPNSNVIMITAYGGVESYIEAMNLGAFEYINKPVKIEELKSILKKIFKETSH, encoded by the coding sequence GTGTCGAAACTTTCAAAACGTATCCTTGTCGTGGATGATGAAGAGAATGCGCGTTATGGTCTCTCAAAACTACTCTCAAACGAAGGTTTTACCGTAGACAGCGTTTCCAACGGTTTCGAGGCCCTCAATTTCCTGCGGCAACAGGAGGTGAACCTGATCGTAACCGACATCAACATGCCGGAGATGAACGGCATAACCTTCCTCAAGGAGCTGAACAAGAACTTTCCCAACAGCAATGTCATAATGATCACCGCCTATGGCGGGGTTGAGTCATACATCGAGGCCATGAACCTGGGGGCCTTTGAGTACATCAACAAGCCGGTAAAGATTGAGGAACTAAAATCAATCCTTAAAAAAATCTTTAAGGAGACCAGCCACTGA